In one window of Microbacterium sp. PM5 DNA:
- a CDS encoding CitMHS family transporter, translating into MPPVLTSLAAAADEGYDLAFTPSDGVLVVLGFTMVLTFMALIMTRRLTPMVALIVVPTIFGLFAGAGFGLGDMVIDAIKSMAPTAALLMFAIMYFGIMIDVGLFDPLIRLITRVLGDDPAKVVLGTALLAGAVSLDGDGSTTFIITTSAMLPIYLRLGMSPVVLTCVAGLMNGTLNIVPWGGPTVRAASALSLQPTDIFVPMLPSLATGLVISLGFAWFLGLGERRRLAGSIDTTRIESTRGDGIFGAPRLFRGAEPKPGAAATLRTGNIVTVRGARGAVAATALVDAADTAMADTMLDPNRPTLRPRLIWFNLALTVVVMVLLVLDLFPLAFVFMVGAAIALIVNFPKLKGQADEIVAHAPSIVGVVSMVLAAGVLVGVLNGTGMVTAMASWITAVIPAEMGPFLAVITGVLSIPFTFFMSNDAFYFGILPVLAESASHFGIAPVEMARASITGQPVHLQSPLVPAILLLVSLANVNLGDHHKKVLWRAALVSLAMLAVGVLVGVIPLAA; encoded by the coding sequence ATGCCCCCTGTTCTCACGTCACTCGCGGCCGCGGCCGACGAGGGCTACGACCTGGCGTTCACGCCGTCGGACGGCGTGCTGGTCGTGCTCGGGTTCACGATGGTGCTCACGTTCATGGCGCTGATCATGACGCGCCGACTGACCCCCATGGTCGCCTTGATCGTGGTGCCGACGATCTTCGGCCTGTTCGCCGGCGCCGGCTTCGGTCTGGGCGACATGGTCATCGACGCGATCAAGTCCATGGCACCCACCGCCGCCCTGCTCATGTTCGCGATCATGTACTTCGGGATCATGATCGACGTCGGCCTGTTCGACCCGCTCATCCGTCTGATCACCCGCGTGCTCGGCGACGACCCCGCGAAGGTGGTGCTGGGCACCGCGCTGCTCGCCGGTGCGGTGTCGCTGGACGGTGACGGCTCGACGACGTTCATCATCACGACCTCGGCGATGCTGCCGATCTATCTGCGTCTCGGCATGAGCCCCGTGGTGCTCACGTGTGTCGCCGGACTCATGAACGGCACGCTCAACATCGTGCCGTGGGGCGGTCCCACCGTGCGCGCGGCATCCGCCCTTTCGCTGCAGCCGACGGACATCTTCGTGCCCATGCTCCCGTCGCTCGCGACGGGTCTGGTGATCTCGTTGGGCTTCGCCTGGTTCCTCGGGCTCGGCGAGCGTCGCCGTCTCGCCGGGTCGATCGACACCACCCGCATCGAGTCGACCCGCGGCGACGGCATCTTCGGCGCGCCCCGACTGTTCCGCGGCGCCGAGCCGAAGCCCGGTGCTGCCGCGACGCTGCGCACCGGCAACATCGTCACCGTGCGGGGAGCCCGCGGTGCGGTCGCCGCCACCGCGCTGGTGGATGCCGCCGACACCGCCATGGCCGACACCATGCTCGACCCGAACCGGCCCACGCTGCGCCCGCGTCTGATCTGGTTCAACCTCGCGCTGACCGTCGTCGTCATGGTGCTGCTGGTGCTCGACCTGTTCCCGCTGGCGTTCGTCTTCATGGTCGGTGCGGCGATCGCGCTGATCGTCAACTTCCCGAAGCTCAAGGGCCAAGCCGACGAGATCGTCGCCCACGCGCCCTCGATCGTCGGGGTCGTATCGATGGTCCTCGCCGCGGGTGTGCTGGTCGGCGTCCTCAACGGCACCGGGATGGTGACGGCGATGGCGTCGTGGATCACCGCGGTGATCCCCGCCGAGATGGGCCCCTTCCTTGCGGTCATCACGGGCGTGCTGTCGATCCCGTTCACGTTCTTCATGTCGAACGATGCGTTCTACTTCGGCATCCTGCCGGTGCTGGCCGAAAGTGCCTCGCACTTCGGCATCGCGCCCGTCGAGATGGCACGCGCCTCCATCACCGGGCAGCCCGTCCATCTGCAGAGCCCGCTCGTTCCCGCGATCCTGCTGCTGGTGTCGCTGGCGAACGTCAACCTCGGCGATCACCACAAGAAGGTGCTGTGGCGGGCCGCGCTGGTCTCATTGGCGATGCTCGCCGTCGGCGTTCTGGTGGGCGTGATCCCGCTCGCCGCCTGA
- a CDS encoding NYN domain-containing protein: MVELQGNRVAVYLDFDNIVMSWYDRVHGRNSYAADRQKIIADPDAPEIAQRLKEATIDVGAIIDYAASFGTLVLTRAYADWSSPVNALYRSQLVARAVDLVQLFPAAAYAKNGADIRLAVDTVEDMFRLPDLTHVVIVAGDSDYVPLAQRCKRLGRVVVGVGVAGSTAKSLAAACDQFDSYDSLPGVVLPASAATQKKADAAATAGPSSSRRRKKTEDPTAELLRRALRLEQERTDDEWVHLSAVKNLLKRMDPSFSEKALGHRSFSDFVKAYPGVADIDETTNIVRVRPHSSDDGAADGS, translated from the coding sequence ATGGTCGAGCTGCAGGGCAACCGCGTCGCCGTCTACCTCGACTTCGACAACATCGTCATGAGTTGGTACGACCGCGTGCACGGGCGCAATTCCTACGCCGCCGACCGCCAGAAGATCATCGCCGACCCCGATGCCCCCGAGATCGCCCAGCGCCTGAAGGAGGCCACGATCGATGTCGGGGCGATCATCGACTACGCGGCGTCCTTCGGCACTCTCGTGCTCACGCGTGCCTACGCCGACTGGTCGTCGCCGGTCAACGCGTTGTACCGTTCGCAGCTGGTCGCGCGCGCCGTCGACCTCGTGCAGCTGTTCCCCGCGGCAGCCTACGCGAAGAACGGTGCCGACATCCGTCTGGCCGTCGACACCGTCGAGGACATGTTCCGCCTGCCCGACCTCACCCACGTCGTGATCGTCGCCGGCGACAGCGACTACGTGCCGCTCGCGCAGCGGTGCAAGCGTCTGGGTCGCGTCGTGGTGGGTGTCGGCGTGGCCGGCTCGACGGCCAAGTCGCTCGCGGCCGCATGCGATCAGTTCGACTCGTACGATTCGCTGCCCGGAGTGGTGCTGCCGGCGTCCGCCGCGACCCAGAAGAAGGCGGATGCCGCCGCCACGGCGGGCCCGTCATCGTCGCGTCGACGCAAGAAGACCGAGGACCCGACGGCGGAGCTTCTGCGGCGTGCCCTGCGCCTGGAGCAGGAGCGCACCGACGACGAGTGGGTGCACCTCTCGGCGGTGAAGAACCTGCTCAAGCGCATGGATCCGTCCTTCAGCGAGAAGGCCCTGGGCCACCGGTCCTTCTCCGACTTCGTCAAGGCCTACCCCGGCGTCGCCGACATCGACGAGACGACGAACATCGTGCGCGTGCGTCCGCACTCCAGCGACGACGGCGCGGCCGACGGGAGCTGA
- a CDS encoding Gfo/Idh/MocA family oxidoreductase, with protein MTDNAPGTSVPTAPIRWGILATGGIAHAFTKDLRTAGLTVTAVGSRRPESARAFAAAYDIPHAHGSYEELVADPDVDIVYVASPHSHHREHAILALEAGKHVLIEKAVTLDADEAIAIRDIAAGRGLLAMEAMWTRYLPHMIRIRELIADGALGELRTVIADHTQSLPTDPAHRLNALGLGGGALLDLGIYPVSFAWDVLGPMTDIRAVGRLGDTGADTEVAIAAVHAGGAISSIATSSRAAGPNTAHVIGTNARIDIDRVWYEPTSFRVTATDGTLIEEYRSEVDGRGMQFQALAAERLLRSGRTDSDLLPFAESIAIMHALDDVRGQLGVTYPKER; from the coding sequence ATGACCGACAACGCCCCCGGCACGAGTGTGCCGACCGCGCCCATCCGCTGGGGAATCCTCGCCACGGGCGGCATCGCCCACGCCTTCACGAAGGATCTGCGGACGGCGGGGCTCACCGTCACCGCCGTCGGATCGCGCCGCCCGGAGTCGGCGCGTGCGTTCGCCGCCGCGTACGACATCCCTCACGCGCACGGGTCGTACGAAGAGCTCGTCGCCGACCCCGACGTCGATATCGTGTACGTCGCTTCCCCGCACAGTCATCACCGAGAGCACGCGATCCTCGCCCTGGAGGCCGGCAAGCACGTTCTCATCGAGAAGGCCGTGACCCTGGATGCCGACGAGGCCATCGCGATCCGTGACATCGCCGCGGGGCGCGGGCTGTTGGCGATGGAGGCGATGTGGACCCGGTACCTGCCGCACATGATCCGCATCCGCGAACTCATCGCCGACGGCGCCCTGGGCGAGCTGCGCACGGTCATCGCCGACCACACGCAGTCGCTGCCCACCGATCCGGCGCATCGGCTGAACGCTCTCGGACTGGGCGGCGGTGCCCTCTTGGACCTCGGCATCTACCCCGTCTCCTTCGCGTGGGACGTGCTCGGACCGATGACCGACATCCGCGCGGTGGGCCGCCTCGGCGACACCGGAGCAGACACCGAGGTCGCGATCGCCGCCGTCCACGCGGGCGGTGCCATCTCGTCGATCGCGACGAGCTCGCGCGCCGCCGGTCCGAACACCGCCCACGTGATCGGCACGAACGCCCGGATCGACATCGATCGCGTCTGGTACGAGCCCACCTCCTTCCGGGTCACCGCGACCGACGGCACCCTGATCGAGGAGTACCGCAGCGAGGTCGACGGCCGCGGCATGCAGTTCCAGGCCCTCGCCGCCGAGCGCCTGCTGCGCTCCGGTCGCACCGACAGCGACCTGCTGCCGTTCGCGGAGTCGATCGCGATCATGCACGCGCTCGACGACGTGCGGGGCCAGCTCGGCGTGACCTACCCGAAGGAGCGCTGA
- a CDS encoding M20/M25/M40 family metallo-hydrolase — protein MSADTEASIARFRELLQIPTVSHADESLVDADAFTRFIDTLARLYPTAHAALEREVVDGYSVLFRWSGRQSAADPLVLMAHMDVVPVVEEEWDHPPFGAEVVGEGVDAEIHARGAIDDKGALVAIMEAVEELAAEGYAPTRDVYLAFGHNEETAGGGARAIVALLRERGVTPGLVLDEGGAVVDGAVPGVAVPTAMVGVAERGVLTLRLTAREGGGHASTPPAFPATARLARAIDRVQRHPFPARIVPPVRALFATLAPHTSQPLRTLFSHLAAVAPLAARVFARLGPELNAMVRTTAVATELSGAPGENVLATTARASINIRLLTGDTVASATARIRRVVADPAVEIEVRHGSDPSPVSPWRGEPWQRIATAVHDALGAEVVTTPYIQLGASDSRWFTAISSHVYRFTPFHLTRAERDALHAHNERIRVGSWRNGIRFYRALIRAS, from the coding sequence GTGAGTGCCGACACCGAGGCGTCGATCGCCCGATTCCGTGAGCTGCTGCAGATTCCGACCGTCTCGCACGCGGACGAGAGTCTCGTGGACGCGGATGCGTTCACGCGCTTCATCGACACGCTGGCGCGTCTGTATCCGACCGCGCATGCCGCTCTCGAGCGTGAGGTCGTCGACGGCTACTCCGTGCTGTTCCGCTGGTCCGGCCGGCAGAGCGCGGCGGATCCGCTCGTGCTCATGGCCCACATGGACGTCGTCCCCGTCGTCGAAGAGGAATGGGACCACCCGCCGTTCGGGGCCGAGGTGGTCGGTGAAGGTGTCGATGCCGAGATCCACGCGCGCGGCGCCATCGACGACAAGGGCGCCCTCGTGGCGATCATGGAGGCGGTGGAGGAACTCGCCGCGGAGGGCTACGCGCCGACGCGCGATGTCTACCTCGCCTTCGGCCACAACGAGGAGACGGCCGGCGGCGGCGCGCGCGCGATCGTGGCGCTGCTGCGCGAACGCGGGGTCACGCCGGGTCTGGTGCTCGATGAAGGCGGCGCGGTCGTGGACGGTGCGGTGCCGGGGGTCGCGGTGCCGACGGCGATGGTCGGCGTCGCCGAGCGGGGCGTCCTGACGCTGCGGCTGACCGCGCGCGAGGGGGGAGGCCATGCGTCCACGCCGCCCGCCTTCCCCGCCACCGCGCGGCTCGCCCGCGCCATCGACCGCGTGCAGCGCCATCCGTTCCCGGCCCGCATCGTCCCGCCGGTGCGCGCCCTGTTCGCGACACTGGCCCCCCACACCTCACAGCCGCTTCGCACTCTCTTCTCGCACCTCGCCGCGGTGGCCCCGTTGGCCGCACGGGTGTTCGCGCGCCTCGGACCGGAACTGAACGCGATGGTGCGGACGACCGCCGTCGCCACCGAGCTGTCGGGGGCTCCGGGCGAGAACGTGCTGGCGACCACGGCTCGTGCCTCGATCAACATCCGCCTGCTCACCGGCGACACCGTCGCCTCGGCGACCGCGCGGATCCGCCGCGTCGTGGCCGACCCCGCCGTCGAGATCGAGGTGCGCCACGGGTCGGATCCGTCGCCGGTGTCACCTTGGCGCGGTGAGCCGTGGCAGCGCATCGCGACCGCGGTTCACGACGCCCTCGGAGCCGAGGTCGTGACCACGCCGTACATCCAACTCGGGGCGAGCGACAGTCGCTGGTTCACGGCGATCAGCTCGCACGTCTACCGCTTCACGCCCTTCCACCTCACGCGGGCCGAGCGCGACGCGCTGCACGCCCACAACGAGCGCATCCGCGTCGGGTCGTGGCGCAACGGCATCCGCTTCTATCGCGCCCTCATCCGAGCCAGCTGA
- the hrpA gene encoding ATP-dependent RNA helicase HrpA encodes MPSPTPVISYPPELPVSAARDEIARAIRDHQVVIVAGATGSGKTTQLPKICLELGRTKIAHTQPRRIAARTIAERVAEELQVPLGGAVGYKVRFTDQVSEDTQIALVTDGILLNEIHRDRLLRRYDTIIIDEAHERSLNIDFLLGYLARILPERPDLKLVITSATIDPESFARHFADAGGTPAPIVEVSGRTYPVEIRYRPGAADSDSPRDGDRDEVDTLTAALRELDREANGDVLVFLPGEAEIRDAMDAVRGMYAKDARPTEVLPLYGRLSAAEQHRVFEPSAVAGVRRRVILATNVAETSLTVPGIRYVIDAGTARISRYSARSKVQRLPIEAVSQASAQQRSGRAGRTSNGIAIRLYSEDDFLARPEYTEPEILRTSLASVILQMLALGFGDIEDFPFLTKPDSRGVKAAFDLLTELRAVSPSRRLTSLGREIARLPIDPRFARMLIEARRLEVLPDVLAIVAGLSIQDVRERPSAEDPAAREQADRLHARFADPTSDFLTLLNLWNHLQEQQRDLGSSAFRRLCRSEFLNYVRVREWADVHRQLRQLMGAKTGSTSDGAAADPARVHRAILSGLLSHIGILDTRSLTPAKKGAAKGGGNDRRKQIATYRGARGANFAIFPGSGLRKASPDAVMAAELVETSRLFARTVAAIDPAWAEELAGDLAHRQLSDPHWSKDAGAAVAAEKVTLFGVEIIPRRRVQLARIDRPLARELFIRHALVDGDWNSQHLDKRLTAFERRNLELRRRLEKVEERERRRDILVGDEAVFTFYDARVPHDVFDVRSFETWWREASPRSPRLLDLTEADLRDDASGADERAFPGRWQQGDQVLSLAYRFEPGNPEDGVSVVVPLPLLAALRPDGFDWQVPGLRAELMTALLKALPKAIRRHVVPAADWAAKLGEDVASAGPEHHDGLPPQTLRSALAARIQRVANQPVTADDFDLERVPAHLLMTFRAVDHRGRTVGTSRDLADLQGRLASRAREQVARTLTREQQPAGRVARASGISESGMPSGDGAATASAPGAPQIVERSGILTWDLGTLPEVVDTKVAGGVVRGYPALVDEKYAVALRIESTPERAARLTHAGVRRLLLLAVPSPSAYVLDHLTAAEKLSLAASPYPSAKALIEDARVAVADAVMARVAPGGVRTPEQFAVVRDALSTAVVDELFQAVSLTARILTLQRDVERAVKAQNAMTLLAALGDVKAQLSGLIYPGFVSRTGLDRLRHLPRYLQGALERVRTLADNPGRDRQRLTEFERAAALYAEAGGALPLASDAPAPIAHARWLLEEYRVSVFAQALGTAEPVSLPRITKALSA; translated from the coding sequence ATGCCTTCCCCCACGCCCGTGATCTCCTACCCGCCGGAGCTGCCCGTCAGCGCCGCGCGCGACGAGATCGCGCGCGCGATCCGGGATCATCAGGTCGTGATCGTGGCCGGCGCGACCGGGTCGGGCAAGACCACGCAGCTGCCGAAGATCTGCCTGGAGCTCGGGCGCACGAAGATCGCGCACACCCAGCCGCGACGCATCGCCGCGCGCACCATCGCGGAGCGCGTCGCCGAGGAGCTGCAGGTGCCGCTCGGCGGTGCTGTCGGCTACAAGGTGCGTTTCACCGATCAGGTGTCGGAGGACACCCAGATCGCGCTTGTGACCGACGGCATCCTCCTCAACGAGATCCACCGCGACCGCCTGCTGCGCCGCTATGACACGATCATCATCGACGAGGCCCACGAGCGATCGCTGAACATCGACTTCCTCCTCGGCTACCTCGCACGCATCCTGCCCGAGCGCCCCGATCTGAAGCTCGTCATCACCTCGGCGACGATCGATCCTGAGAGCTTCGCGAGACACTTCGCGGATGCCGGGGGCACACCCGCGCCGATCGTCGAGGTGTCCGGCCGCACCTACCCGGTCGAGATCCGCTACCGCCCGGGTGCGGCCGACTCCGACAGCCCGCGCGACGGCGACCGTGACGAGGTCGACACGCTGACGGCCGCTCTGCGGGAGCTCGACCGCGAAGCGAACGGCGATGTCCTCGTCTTCCTCCCCGGCGAGGCGGAGATCCGCGACGCGATGGATGCCGTCCGCGGCATGTACGCGAAGGATGCGCGCCCCACGGAGGTCCTCCCCCTCTACGGTCGGCTCTCCGCCGCCGAACAGCACCGCGTGTTCGAACCCTCGGCCGTTGCCGGCGTGCGTCGGCGCGTGATCCTGGCGACCAACGTTGCCGAGACGAGTCTCACGGTTCCCGGCATCCGCTACGTGATCGATGCGGGTACGGCCCGCATCTCACGCTACAGTGCACGCTCGAAGGTGCAGCGTCTGCCGATCGAGGCGGTGTCGCAGGCGTCGGCCCAGCAGCGTTCCGGACGAGCCGGGCGCACCTCGAACGGCATCGCGATCCGCCTCTACAGCGAGGACGACTTCCTCGCACGCCCGGAATACACCGAGCCCGAGATCCTCCGTACCTCCCTCGCGTCCGTCATCCTGCAGATGCTCGCGCTCGGCTTCGGCGACATCGAGGACTTCCCCTTCCTCACGAAGCCGGACAGCCGCGGGGTCAAAGCCGCGTTCGACCTGCTGACCGAGCTGCGGGCCGTCTCGCCGTCACGGCGGCTGACCTCCCTCGGCCGCGAGATCGCACGCCTGCCGATCGACCCCCGCTTCGCGCGGATGCTCATCGAGGCGCGTCGTCTGGAGGTGCTCCCCGACGTGCTCGCGATCGTCGCCGGACTGTCGATCCAGGACGTCCGCGAACGCCCGTCGGCCGAAGACCCCGCGGCGAGAGAGCAGGCCGACCGCCTCCACGCGCGCTTCGCCGATCCGACGAGCGACTTCCTCACCCTCCTCAACCTTTGGAACCACCTGCAGGAACAGCAGCGCGACCTCGGCTCCAGCGCCTTCCGACGCCTGTGCCGCAGCGAGTTCCTCAACTACGTGCGGGTGCGCGAGTGGGCCGACGTGCATCGGCAGCTGCGCCAGCTGATGGGCGCGAAGACCGGTTCGACCTCCGACGGCGCGGCGGCCGACCCCGCGCGCGTGCACCGGGCGATCCTGTCGGGTCTGCTCTCGCACATCGGCATCCTCGACACCCGCTCGCTGACACCGGCGAAGAAGGGCGCGGCGAAGGGCGGCGGAAACGACCGTCGCAAGCAGATCGCGACCTACCGCGGAGCGCGGGGCGCGAATTTCGCCATCTTCCCCGGATCGGGTCTGCGCAAGGCGAGCCCCGATGCGGTCATGGCGGCCGAGCTGGTCGAGACCTCGCGGCTGTTCGCCCGCACCGTGGCGGCGATCGATCCCGCGTGGGCCGAGGAGCTCGCCGGCGATCTCGCCCACCGTCAGCTCAGCGACCCGCACTGGTCGAAGGATGCCGGTGCCGCCGTCGCCGCCGAGAAAGTCACGCTCTTCGGGGTGGAGATCATCCCGCGCCGGCGCGTGCAGCTGGCCCGCATCGACCGTCCGCTCGCGCGGGAGCTGTTCATCCGGCACGCGCTCGTCGACGGCGACTGGAACAGCCAGCACCTCGACAAGCGTCTGACCGCATTCGAACGCCGCAACCTGGAGCTGCGGCGCCGCCTGGAGAAGGTGGAGGAGCGCGAACGCCGCCGCGACATCCTCGTCGGCGACGAGGCTGTCTTCACGTTCTACGACGCGCGCGTGCCGCACGACGTGTTCGATGTGCGCTCGTTCGAGACGTGGTGGCGCGAGGCCTCGCCGCGCTCACCGCGCCTTCTCGACTTGACCGAGGCCGACCTCCGCGATGACGCGTCGGGGGCGGATGAGCGCGCCTTCCCCGGTCGTTGGCAGCAGGGCGACCAGGTGCTCTCGCTTGCGTATCGTTTCGAACCCGGAAATCCCGAGGACGGCGTCAGCGTGGTCGTGCCGCTTCCGCTGCTGGCGGCGCTGCGCCCCGACGGTTTCGACTGGCAGGTGCCGGGATTGCGGGCGGAGCTGATGACGGCACTGTTGAAAGCGCTGCCGAAGGCGATCCGCCGGCACGTGGTGCCGGCCGCGGACTGGGCGGCGAAGCTCGGCGAGGACGTGGCGTCGGCCGGTCCTGAGCACCACGACGGATTGCCGCCCCAGACGCTGCGCAGCGCCCTGGCCGCCCGCATCCAGCGCGTGGCGAACCAGCCCGTGACGGCCGACGACTTCGACCTCGAGCGGGTGCCCGCGCACCTGCTGATGACGTTCCGGGCCGTCGATCACCGGGGACGCACCGTCGGCACCTCCCGCGACCTCGCCGACCTGCAGGGCCGCCTCGCCAGCCGCGCCCGCGAGCAGGTCGCCCGCACCCTCACGCGCGAGCAGCAACCCGCCGGGCGCGTCGCCCGCGCCTCGGGGATCTCGGAGTCCGGCATGCCGTCGGGCGACGGGGCGGCGACGGCATCCGCACCCGGCGCGCCGCAGATCGTCGAGCGCAGCGGCATTCTGACGTGGGACCTCGGCACACTCCCCGAGGTCGTCGACACGAAGGTCGCCGGCGGCGTCGTGCGGGGCTACCCCGCGCTCGTGGACGAGAAGTATGCCGTGGCGCTGCGCATCGAGTCCACACCCGAACGGGCCGCGCGCCTCACGCACGCGGGGGTCCGTCGCCTGCTGCTGCTCGCCGTGCCCTCGCCCAGCGCCTACGTGCTCGACCATCTGACCGCTGCGGAGAAACTCTCTCTCGCGGCGTCGCCGTACCCGTCCGCGAAGGCGCTCATCGAGGATGCGCGCGTGGCCGTCGCCGATGCGGTGATGGCGCGCGTCGCCCCGGGTGGCGTCCGCACACCCGAGCAGTTCGCCGTCGTCCGCGACGCGCTGTCGACGGCCGTGGTGGACGAGCTGTTCCAGGCGGTGTCGCTGACCGCACGCATCCTGACGCTGCAGCGCGACGTCGAGCGTGCCGTGAAGGCGCAGAACGCGATGACACTGCTCGCCGCACTCGGCGATGTCAAGGCGCAGCTGAGCGGGCTGATCTATCCCGGGTTCGTCTCGCGCACGGGCCTCGATCGGCTGCGTCATCTTCCGCGCTATCTGCAGGGCGCCCTGGAGCGGGTTCGGACCCTCGCCGACAATCCCGGCCGCGACCGCCAGCGTCTCACCGAGTTCGAACGCGCGGCTGCGCTCTACGCGGAGGCTGGCGGTGCGCTTCCCCTGGCGTCCGACGCTCCCGCTCCGATCGCACACGCGCGCTGGCTGCTCGAGGAGTATCGCGTGAGCGTGTTCGCCCAGGCGCTCGGCACCGCCGAGCCGGTCTCGCTCCCCCGCATCACGAAAGCGCTCTCCGCGTGA
- a CDS encoding aldo/keto reductase: MSIPLLTLNDGHTIPQLGFGVFKVDPAQTERIVSDALEAGYRHIDTAAIYGNEEGVGRAIAASGIARDELFITTKLWNDRQGGDQPFAAIDESLAKLGLDAVDLYLVHWPAPAHGNYVNAWEKMVQIREAGKARSIGVSNHLPSHLSEIIAATGVTPAVDQIELHPAYQQPDVTSFAKEHGILIEAWGPLGQGKYPLFDEGPVAAAAAAHGKTPAQVVLRWHIQQGHIIFPKSNNPDRIRENLDLFDFELSADEQSAITALERGGRVSAHPDEVN; this comes from the coding sequence ATGAGCATTCCCCTCCTCACCCTCAACGACGGACACACCATCCCGCAGCTCGGCTTCGGCGTCTTCAAAGTCGATCCCGCGCAGACCGAGCGCATCGTCAGCGACGCCCTCGAGGCCGGCTACCGGCACATCGACACCGCCGCGATCTACGGCAACGAGGAAGGCGTCGGGCGGGCCATCGCCGCCAGCGGCATCGCCCGCGACGAGCTCTTCATCACCACGAAGCTCTGGAACGATCGGCAGGGCGGCGACCAGCCGTTCGCCGCGATCGATGAGAGCCTCGCGAAGCTCGGACTCGACGCCGTCGACCTGTACCTCGTGCACTGGCCCGCACCGGCCCACGGCAACTACGTGAACGCGTGGGAGAAGATGGTGCAGATCCGGGAGGCGGGCAAGGCCCGCAGCATCGGCGTCTCCAACCACCTGCCGTCGCACCTGTCCGAGATCATCGCGGCCACGGGTGTCACGCCCGCGGTCGACCAGATCGAGCTGCACCCGGCCTATCAGCAGCCGGACGTCACCTCGTTCGCGAAGGAGCACGGCATCCTGATCGAGGCGTGGGGTCCGCTCGGACAGGGCAAGTACCCGCTCTTCGACGAGGGGCCCGTCGCCGCCGCTGCGGCGGCCCACGGCAAGACGCCCGCGCAGGTCGTGCTGCGCTGGCACATCCAGCAGGGGCACATCATCTTCCCGAAGTCGAACAACCCCGACCGCATCCGCGAGAACCTCGACCTGTTCGACTTCGAGCTGAGCGCCGACGAGCAGTCGGCGATCACCGCGCTCGAGCGCGGGGGTCGTGTCTCCGCCCATCCCGACGAGGTCAACTGA
- a CDS encoding GTP-binding protein, which translates to MPHANTAAGVVGTAASRVPVVAVTGHLGAGKTSLVNHLLRTPGARLGVVVNDFGVLNVDAALVTGQVDEAAAISGGCVCCLPDAGGLDDALARLAAPRLRLDAILVEASGVVEPAALARLIRFSGVARVRAGGVVDVIDAVHHFATIDAGDDAPARYATASLVVIGKTDLLPASERGSTIARISTRVRSRNPDAHLVTARAGAIDPVLVFDVADHDDPIDELPLARIAREAHHGPGHDTHEHARSVSIPLVAPVPPSALVDLLEHPPRGAYRLKGRVRVRGTGGDRGYLVELVGRSIHVSALPSPPATGELVAIGVDLDTAGADAALRALATAPTERADAAGLRRLRRYRRLSE; encoded by the coding sequence ATGCCGCACGCGAACACGGCCGCCGGAGTGGTCGGAACCGCGGCATCGCGCGTGCCCGTCGTCGCCGTGACCGGCCATCTCGGCGCGGGGAAGACGAGCCTCGTCAACCACCTGCTGCGCACGCCCGGCGCCCGCCTCGGAGTGGTCGTGAACGACTTCGGCGTCCTCAACGTCGACGCCGCGCTGGTCACCGGTCAGGTCGACGAGGCCGCCGCGATCTCGGGAGGCTGCGTATGCTGCCTGCCGGATGCGGGGGGACTCGACGACGCGCTCGCACGGTTGGCCGCCCCGCGGTTGCGCCTCGACGCGATCCTCGTGGAGGCGAGCGGCGTCGTAGAACCCGCTGCGCTCGCCCGCCTGATCCGCTTCAGCGGCGTTGCCCGCGTGCGAGCAGGCGGCGTGGTGGACGTGATCGACGCCGTGCACCACTTCGCGACGATCGATGCCGGCGACGACGCGCCGGCGCGCTATGCGACGGCGTCGCTCGTCGTGATCGGCAAGACCGATCTGCTGCCGGCATCCGAGCGGGGATCGACGATCGCGCGGATCAGCACGCGCGTCCGCTCGCGCAATCCCGACGCGCACCTGGTCACCGCCCGTGCCGGCGCGATCGATCCTGTCCTCGTCTTCGACGTGGCCGACCACGACGACCCGATCGACGAGCTGCCGCTCGCCCGCATCGCGCGCGAGGCGCACCACGGTCCCGGACACGACACGCACGAACACGCCCGATCGGTGTCGATCCCGCTGGTCGCTCCGGTGCCGCCGTCGGCGCTCGTCGACCTCCTCGAGCACCCTCCCCGCGGCGCCTATCGCCTCAAGGGGCGGGTGCGGGTGCGCGGCACCGGCGGCGACCGGGGCTACCTCGTCGAACTCGTCGGCCGATCGATCCACGTGTCCGCACTGCCGTCGCCGCCGGCGACCGGCGAACTCGTCGCCATCGGTGTCGACCTCGACACGGCCGGCGCCGATGCGGCCCTCCGAGCCCTGGCCACCGCGCCGACGGAGCGCGCAGACGCCGCGGGGCTGCGGCGCCTGCGACGCTACCGCCGGCTCAGCGAGTGA